tttacaaatacaaaagttggaaataattttattagttttttaatgCATAAATCCAAACATATATTTGTACTGAATATTTTATTAGCTAATACAgtaccattttaaaaattctaccaacttatttaaaatatttcctgtaaAAATATCATCCAAAATatactttgttaatttttatgaatGTTAGGCATTATGTCTCTTTTCTTTGATGCCCTCCTTTTTTATCCTGTGCTTACaccaaaaacaaattatttgaaaatgctaaaataaaatgtggcatgtTTTCTTAGCTGTTTCGTattgctataaaatattttacaactatgaaagttgaaaaataactttattggTTTTGCTGCATATAGCTGCCTGTCTACTATAAGAGAACTAATCTATAAAATTAAGGCATTTTGTTATTTCAAGTGTAGAGGGGCAAGAATATAAGGGAATTATAAAAACCCCAAGATGACTCATTTAAAGTAGACGCACATTAAAATACTATAGATCTggcatatttcatatttataaagcAGACAAAAAGAATGTTTATCTTTGCATTTGGCAAGAGTATCTTCAAGATAACTACCACTTTTCAAAGCACTATTGTTGGGTAGGTTTTATTAGGGGAGAGGACTTAGAAAACATGACTTTCCTCatccaaaaccaaaaataaatgagggcttaaaaatatattatttaagaaGATAGTGGCCAGAAATAAAGACTATGACCAACAAGCTTTGGGGCCATCAAGATGAAAAGACCTTTGCTATATTCAAGATCTAGGATCTGAAAATCTCACTTCATAAATTtaactggattttcttttctgattatgTTTAACCCCAAAATTTGGTTGTATACCATAGCAGTTTCTATTTTACCtggatgttaaaagaaaaaccactGGAATCTAAAGAGAGATGAATAACCTCTTGAGCTTAGATGGAGAACTAACCAGTGGCAAATATGTATCTAGTGGGGTAAATACATTTCAAGAAATTCAAAACATTACAAAACAAggtgtttttaaaaacacttcaacttgaaattataaaaaaaagtattaaaaggtATTAGAGATCTTTCTTAAGGGCtggtaaaataaaaacaccttAAAAGACACACTGTTACAATTTCCTCAGAGAGGTAAAGAGGTTGTAACCAGTATCAGCATTTAAGGATGTCATTTCAGAGCttgcattcttctccttcctcagctatTATAATTCATCTTTATTATCTTAAAAAGAAGTCTGCATTAGGAAAGGGTGAGAGATAATgaagtaacagaaaaataatctcaaacactttactatttaaataataaaccTGGGTTATAGCTTATGAAACAGTGCAGTTCACCAAAAGTTCATTTCAATTCCTAATACATCTCTACCTCATAGTCTCGCTATTCTTAAACCACAAATTAATTTGTTAGAAGAAGAAACCTAATCATTTTGGTGCAAAAAGTCATCTCCCGTTCCAAAGATGAGAGGTGAGAGAAATAACGATAATTTTCACAAAGTTTTACTAAATGtaacctagaaaaaaatgaagaatcatATTACAATAAGAACAAGTTTCAAAACTAacagtaaaataaacaataagaaagccataaaaaagaaaacaataaattgttataatattaattttataatttgcttACTAACTTGTATGTTTTTTGGCATTTATAATCCAGTATGGCACACACCTGAAATTCCTTAACTCAGTGGTTTTTAAGCTTAATTGTGGCCAGgtacgttggctcatgcctgtaatcccagcactttgggagcccgaggcggacagatcacttgaggtgaggagttcgagaccagccttgccaacatggtgaaaccccgtctctactaaaaacacaaaagttagccagccatggtagtgcatgtctgtaatcctggctgctagggaggctgaggcaggagaatttcttgaacccaggaggtggaggttgcagtgagcagagatcatgtctcaaacaaaacaaaacaaaacaaaacaaaacaaaacaaaacaaaacaaaacaaaaaccttaattGTATATCTAAAATTCTTGTGGCTTTTTTCACCCTTCCTTCCATCCCAGGCCTCTAAATCAGAACAGAGGCAGGttagtgtttgttttttaagtttcaagTGATCCTAATGTACCAGCCTTGGGAAATACCTCCATAACTGTTGAAAAGGGttcagaatataattttaaataaaattactttagaTCAAAGCAGACTTACAAAAAGTATAATGTCACATAAAGGATCAACTTTCAAGTGCCAAAGAATACAGGTGTGTACTTGAAGACCTTTTAGTAGTGAAATTCAACGGCTATAGGCAGTGAAGAGCATATgtgataaacaaaattagctatgGCCAACAATTATGCTATAGCTAACTTATGTAGTCAGTACTTTCCAGTGAAGttgaaaataaagcaaagttCCATATATTAACCCTGTTTTCCACTAACCCTTCTTTACATGTAGGCCATATGCCAGGGTACCAAATACTGCAGGAATATTCCCTACCATTGCAGCCTCAGTTCTAACATCAAAATCTCCCTGCAGACTAAATGTCTAGAGCAGCACTGTGTCAATAGAACATAGGGGGAGATCTCATACCTCCCAAGGGTAGAAATCACTGAGcacaggtaaaaataaaatattccagaaggaaatattattttacaaatttttataaACACTTTTGTAAAATAATGTACACAGGCTTGCACACTGAAAGACTCAGAGCCATTTAACCATATAACCACTGCAGaatctttatcttcttttttaccTGATTTCCAATTGGCAGGTGTTGCTAAAACTTTATCACCAAAGTTATTTCACTGGCTGAatgtggtcgctcatgcctgtaatcccaacactttgggaggccgaggcaggtggatcatttgaggccaggagtttgacaccagcctggccaacatggtgaaaccttgtctccaccaaaaatacaacaaattggctgggtgtggtggtgcacacctgtaatcctagctacttggaaggctgaggcgcgaggatcacttgtgcctgggaggcagaggttgcagtgagtcaagatcacgccactacactccagcttgggagacagagcaagactctgtctcaaaaaaaaaaaaaaaaagttatttcactAGCAACATATAATTACCATAAAATAAAGGAAGGTTTTAAATGAACtacacatgcaaaatacactaGAAAAGCTAGATATTTAAAGAAACGTGTGGTGAATTATTTagtaaagcaaaaatattttaattcgtAAGTTACTGTTCCCCTAATGCATCTATTTTGTAAATGCTGTTTCACATATGAGGTTtgtaaaaaagcaaaatacatgTATAAATTGGTGCACATAAAGATGTTCTACAAATATAGCCAGAAGTTATTGTTTTACTGTATGCAAAGAGAGATGGcaatttttaattcaaatgtttttaaatatttcaaactgaAACTAAATCTTACCAATGTAGATATGCCACAAGGACGgctggaataaagaaaaaaaggaaagttattaATAGctgctttattataaaataccattaaaacaagtatttcaaatgtattattttacatgtCTAGAAAGATAGCACACAAAGCAAGATGGCCAGCTAATCCTGTCTCTATGAGCATAGGAAAAAATCCAGGACACAAAGCAAATTCTGAACAGAGCTTACCTCTCTGCAGCAGGGCTTGACAAGCAAAGGGAGAAACTTGAGAGGGTTTTTTTACTTCAGGTAATTGGTAAGAGTGATGGAATTATGGAAGATTgtcaccttttttgtttttttttcagtattattttctattcctttatatgaaatttttaaaagaagtaagtATATACAGTATGCTTCAGCTAGTTGTAACCAAGAGGAGCCACTCTAGATCAGTTTCTCTAGCGTTCATCAGAAGATGATTAAATGCAGGAAATCACTTCCTCAGCAGCACATCTAAAAGCCCCAATGTGCAGCTCAACCCTTGATGAATTGCAAGCTCTTTGCAAGAGCCCAGACCTAGAAGCTACTAGATGGCCTAGGAGACTAGTCTGGAGTCACCTGTGCCAACGCCCCATGTATACATAAGACTTCACCTGGGAGCTGGGAGACACTGCTCTGGGTATGGAGCTTTTACAGGAGCTGCAAACGCAGCCTGTGCCCCTGTTTGGTTGGGGAATTGCTTGTTTTCAATTCCCCTggagagagaagagtggggaATAGAACAAGTTAAAACACCACAAACTTTGCTATTCTTATAGAGGTTCAGCAGCTTTTCTCGAATTTATGCCCTTTAGATTGTTGTAAACCTTTGGTTAATTTCCAAAGTTTTGAAGAAAATGATTTTGATAATTTTCCAAGTATTTTCATTGTCGTCATGGAGGAGTGCATTTCCTTGGCTATTCCAGAAGTCCTACCTCCCTTCTGAGATTTTATAATGGTATTTCTTATGGTTATCCCAAATATACTTGGCAAGTCATCTTACAAACCACCAATAATAGCCtcttaaaagttcaaaaattacTTCACTTGGCtaacaaaataaatgcaaattaattcaataattattgaagaaattaaatttttaaaaattaaaaaattgcaatGTTGAAATTCTCAACCATGCTTACCCAGATCTTTTCCTATATTACTAACTGTCCTGGGCTTATCTTAAATACTTCTCGGAAGATTTACTTGTTTTATACCAGGATAGGCAAAGTATGGCCCATGGTGTATTTTTGGACTGTCTGCAAGCACGgttgctataatttttaaaaggttgaaaACTTTAAATGGTTGTAAAGATGCTCATTAACTGTTTATTAGgcttcattaattttaaaatatacagagaCTATCCTGTTCAACTATATTTGTATCCTATTTCTAATTCTCCTAACAATTATATACACTGGCAAAAACTCTTCAGATGATATATAAGGAAAAGGTCAAATATACTACCAAATTCATCCAGCTTTCCAAAGATGCTCAAaatctttctgtgtctctcaCTCCCTCCCTTAACCCACATAccacatctgaaaaaaatgataTGGTGCAACGATGCCAGTATTCTAAATGCTTGAAGGGCTTATCACATGCCCTTTCCAAGCTGTGACAGAAGCATGTCCCCTGGACCCCGGCATCCTATCAATCTCACCTCTGAAGGTGACCCAGCCTCATACTTCACTGAAACAAAGACCATTAGACGCCAGCACTCCCAACTTCTTTTATCTCCACTTTAACATTTCTCCATATAGTAATCCTCGCTTTTCTACTCCCTGCTATCTCAGAAAAGgaattctctctcctcttttccacAGTTAGCTTTTCAAATTTGTGCCTTTAATTCTACCCCTCCAAATATTCCAAGACTTGCTCCACTAATTATTTCCTCTCTTGGAATCTTAATCTCATCCTCTTCCCTTGATCCTTCCCCTCAGCCTTTAAAACTCCTAGACCTTAAAACACTCTCTGCGATCTGACAGCCCTTCAAACCAATATactccctatctctctctctcccctggtTCAATGACAAGATTTTTGGCCAACTTCTTTCTATTCGGACCTTGCTATTATTTCCTACTAGGCACCCACAAACCCTTGCTTGTTAAACTGATCTCCTTCAAGACTCAAGAAAAGCGCTATGCGGCTCCCTCCTAGAGCTCTCCTGCCCTCTCCTTACCGATGTCCAAAGTGGTTCTGCTGGGGAACCACCACGCCTGCAGTTCGTGCACCTCTTCCCGGAGCTGCGCCAGGGAATTACGGACCAACAGGAAGGGGCCGAGAAGAAGGGTCTTGGCCACCACCTTTAGCTCCAAGCCTTTTCGATTTTCCACATTTTGGATCCTCCGCCGGAAGGACCTCCCGCCGCCTAGGGCCGACTTTTCCACCTCCTCCTCTACCTCCCGCTCCGGggcgggaggtggggaggggggaggcccGCACCGCCGCTTAGACTGGCTGGGGCGGGAAGATTGCAGCGGCTTCGGGCTTACTCCTTGTTTTTTCATAATCCCTGATAGAGCTGGGTCAATTTCAGGCACAGCCCAGCCGAGTCAGGCGAGGTCCAGAAAGGCCTGACTCGCCTGGCAGCCTCAACGGTCTTGTCCCCGCAGCCGTTGCGGACCTCCCGGTCGTCATGGCGACTGTGAAATGTCGGGTGGGGCGCATGCGTTCGAAGCCATTCTCGCCGGCAGTCCCTGCGTGTTCCCCCACGGGCTCCCAACCGCGCAGCACCCCCGCCTCCGCGCTTCCCCGAGCGTGCAGCTCCCGGTGAGAGCAGCCCCACGCAcagccccctccaccctccccagcGCCTGCAGCCTGCGGTGCGCAAAGTCCCCAAGCCTAGATGCGCAGTTCTCACCTTGCGCGCAGCTCCACGTACAGCCCCCGACACGCTCCCAGCCCCACTGGCGCAGAACCCATCACCGCTTGCCCTTCACGCGCTTCATTGGGAGTGCAGCCCCCACCCCGAGCGCGCAGCTCCACGCAGCCTCTCCACACTCTCCCCAGCGCCTGCAGCACCCCCAGTGCGCACAGCTCTGCCAGTAGCTTCCCCGCGCGCCGCCCCTGCACGGCTTCGGGCCATAACCTTGCTGACGACTAAGTCTGAAGAACTTCCCgtggtttcattcttttcttcGGGTTTAGTCTTAGCTTTGACATTTTAACCAAAAGATTACACGTTAATTAACGAGGTATTAAAGGGGAAGATCTCAGCTGAAAGAAATGACTGTAGGAAGTGTGTCAGGGAAGCCAACGGAACCACCGGCCCGCCGGTGGTGCGCCCGGCATTAGGAACGTCTCTGCTCTCCTACGATCGCTGAGGTATCGGACAGTCAGTGCCCGTTGCCAAAGCGGAGGGAACGGGCCGAGACTGCGGGCAACACGTGGCAGAGCCCGCGTGAGTCCGGTGGGTCTGATCCCAGAGCCTCAGGTTGACGCCACTTCTTTGGCACGGGACAGCGTTTACTGAATCTTAGAGCAAAATGCTTTTCCAATAAGGTTCCTCAGAAGTCATCAGCCCTAGGAGCGGTGTGCTCAAGCGCTTTCAGCACCAGCCAGGACCAACTAAGAGGGGAGCGCTTAGCTCCCAGTCACCGCGCAGCCCTACAAGAGGCCAAAGCGGCTGGCACAGATGCATTGGGGCCACTGACATTTTCCATGTCCTCTGTCACGGGCCACATGCTGGACCCACACCGCTTCACTTCCCATCTGTTTGATGATGGATCAAATTGAACTCCCATATCCTAACTGACCAGTCTAAAGCATGGCTCATTGTGGCCAGGTTAATTTTTCCTGATGCAACACAGCACAAAAATGTTCGTGGCCCACAAATCAAGTCCTAGGCTTGCTCACCAATGCCTTCAATATTTGCCCAATATACCTTTTCAACTTTAATTTCCCACTTCCTCGGGCACAAAATCTTCCATCTCAGTCATTTCAGGTGAAGTCCACAGCCTGAGACATCATAACCGCTGAATTCCTTTATTCATGTGGAAAAGCCATCCCTTGACTTTTACATTCTTTTCTCCCTGCCCATCTGAATGCTGTCACCTTCCAAGCCCCAGCCCATTTCTCCAGCCCGTATTAATTATGCTTTTTCTGAAGGTCTAAAGCACTTAACTGACAGTACTATTTATCTTGTCACTCAGTTAAATTCAGTAAGTGCTACTActgctcattttttgttttgggagATTTTTTTCAAGGAGCATTTCTACATTCCTGGCATTGTGTTTGGTACTCAAAATGTTTTCTCACTTAATTCATGCAATAActgtatgcaaattttaaaatcaagcatCAGGATGTAGTTATTTGCCCAAGTTTTAACAGCTAATAAATTCTATCTGTCCAATACTGCATTTAAAATACAAAGTATTTACGGTGGTTGATAAGAATATATTCTTGAATGGCTAGGCAAACTCAAAATACAgcaccttattttaaaatatgactgttttaatgttttttggaACAATAAGTGAAGTGGAgcgattgtttttctttttggtcagTTTGTTTTTTCTGGAGTTTCCAATTGCCTTTTGCATCACTTGGTGTCCTGGTGGGATACAAAATGCTCTTACCCATGGTCTAGCCCTTGAAAGTACAAATCTggtcatttttatcatttaaaaaaataatctttttataagAATGTTCATTGTGctattatttatatctttaaaaaatagaagtggCCTCAGCATCAAACACTAAGTTATGAAACATTCATATAGTGAAGCATTACAGCCACTAAAGTCATTTTGCATGGATATTTAATGATATAGGAAAATAGTCATGATATaatgttaaaggaaaaaagaagcaggATATATTTTATGATTCATATGTTTagtaaacacataaaattaactgtgtGCCATGTGCTGCTTTAAATCTTTTACACAGGGGACTCATATAGGAAGATTACCAATGTATGACCTTGAGCTAGTAATTTAGCCACTCTAGgattaatttcctcatctgaaaaatgaagacaGTTATATTTGTCTTACTGATGGTatgattgaatgaattaatgcttgTAAAGCATCAAAAACACAGCACATGCTTAAACAAATGTTCCTTTATTATGTTCTAGACCGGCCATCCTATAGTGCACTCGTGAGTatttttaggttggtgcaaaagtaattgctattTTTGCCAATACTTCCAATTAATATTTTGCTCACTTGGTTTTTTTGTCATCAAGTGATATGTTAGTAATTATTAAACAGTAATACATGTTTTAGATTCATTAGTTAACTGAGAGATAGTTGCCTAAATCAGTATGTATCTACTCCTACTAAGGAGAGGAGTAGATTTGTGTATAAGAGGGAAATCATGACACTTAGTTTTATGTGCAGTTGAATAGAATCAtggatgttttcatgtttttacagctTCTGTAACAGCGGTCACTTATTTTGACCTCATTATTTTGAATGGTTATTTGAGTCACATTTTAGCTGTATACTAACTAATGACAATAACTTAAAGCAGTTAGGTTGATAATTTAATCTATGATTAATTGACAATTAAAATAGCACATTATAATTAGATAAGATGCAATATATTCTTACATTATCTTACCATCTTTGAAACAGATGCCTCATGATTtagcttttttatatatatgtttttattatactttaagttctagggtacatgtgcacaacgtgcaggtttgttacatatgtatacatgtgccatgttggtgtgctgcacccattaactcatcgtttacattaggtatatctcctaatgctatccctccccctccccccaccccatgacaggccctggtgtgtgatgttccccttcctgtgtccaagtgttctcattgttcaattcccacctgtgagtgagaacatgcggtgtttgattttttgtccttgtgatagtttgctgagaatgctggtttccagcttcatccatgtccctacaaaggacatgaactcatcattttttatggctgcagagtgttccacagtgtatatgtgccacattttcttaatccagtctgtcattgttggacatttgggttggttccaagtctttgctattgtgaatagtgccgcaataaacatacgtgtgcatgtgtctttatagaagcatgatttataatcctttaggtatatacccagtaatgggatggctgggtcaaatggtatttctacttctagatccctgaggaatcgccacactgtcttccacaatggttgaactagtttacagtcccatcaacagtgtaaaagtgttcctatttctccacatcctctccagcacctgttgttgcctgactttttaatgattgccattctaactggtgtgagatggtatctcattgtggttttgatttgcatttctctgatggccagggatgatgggcattttttcatgtgtctgttggctgcatatgatttagcttttttttttttttctcaagatagggtctcactgtcacacaGGCTAAAGTGTGATgttgctcactgaaaccttgaactcctgggctcaagggatcctcctgcctcagcctcctgagtagcaaggactacaggtgcaggccaccacacacagctaatttgtttatttttgtagagatggggtatcactatgttgcccaggctggtctaaaactcctagcctcaagcattcttgccgcctctgcctcccaaagtattgggattacaggtacgagccactgcacctggctgcaaaTTATCTATTTTACATAGAGATCTCTAATCCGGTTATGGAtatctaaaacttgcctcagtttttcctttgtcttttagtATAACAattgggaattttaaaaaatgctattaaaCTATGTAACCAGCAGATGGCAATAATGATCTGtaaatcaaaatttcaaaacaGTTACTTATtaaattcattctttaaaaaaatcactgttctTATAATAAATCCATTTACTAAATATGAAATGTAGGAAAATTCCAAATGTAACCCCACATAAAAATTACATTGCA
This genomic interval from Gorilla gorilla gorilla isolate KB3781 chromosome 6, NHGRI_mGorGor1-v2.1_pri, whole genome shotgun sequence contains the following:
- the LOC115935244 gene encoding putative C-mannosyltransferase DPY19L2P1, which translates into the protein MKKQGVSPKPLQSSRPSQSKRRCGPPPSPPPAPEREVEEEVEKSALGGGRSFRRRIQNVENRKGLELKVVAKTLLLGPFLLVRNSLAQLREEVHELQAWWFPSRTTLDIAVLVAYLHWLHLVKLCENYRYFSHLSSLEREMTFCTKMIRFLLLTN